TTGATCTGCTCGAACTGCCCTATCAGCTGGATGCCGACAAGGAAATCCAGCGCTGACTACACTTCACGGCGCCGCACCGGATCGCCTAAGAGAGCCATTTCATGAGCAAGCTTGCCGAAAAAGTCCAACAGGAGCTGATCCAGGCCATCGAGAACGATGAACTGGTTCTGCCCACCCTGCCCGAAGTCGCACTGCGGGTTCGCGAAGCAGCCGAAGACCCGGACGTGGGCATCCCGCAGATCAGCAAGGTGATCGGTAACGATGCCGCACTGACCGCGCGCATCATCAAGGTGGTCAACAGCCCGCTGCTGCGTAGCAACAAGGAAATCACCGACCTGCAGATGGCGGTCAGCCGCCTGGGCATCAACTACACCTGCAACCTGGCCACCGGCCTGGCCATGGAGCAGATGTTCCAGGCCACCAGCGACGTGGTCGACCGCAAGATGCGCGAAGTGTGGAACAAGAGCACCGAGATCGCCGGCATCTGCCATGTACTGTGCCGCCACTACACCCGCCTGATGCCCGATCAGGCCACGCTCGCCGGCCTGGTGCACCAGATTGGCGTGCTGCCGATTCTCACCTACGCCGAAGAACACAATGAACTGCTGGCCGACTCCATCAGCCTCAACCACGTGATCGAGCAGATTCACCCGATCATCGGCGACAAGATCCTGCGCACCTGGGAATTTCCCGAGCCCATCGCCATCGTGCCCAGCCAGTACCTCAACTTCACCCGCGACTCGGCCAAGGTCGACTACGTCGACATCGTCCAGGTCGCAACGCTGCAAAGCTACCTGGGCAGCGAGCACCCTTACACCCAGCTGGACTGGAGCAAGGTGCCAGCGTTCGCCAAGCTGGGACTGGATCCGCAGGTCGACATGCAGGCTGACGAAGACCTCTCCGCCGCCATGGAAGCGGCCATGGGCATGCTGCAATAAAAGCACCTAGCCACGGATGGCAAAAATTGTCGGGAGCAATTTTTGACGTCGCTGCGCGACGGCCCGAAGGGTGATCTACAGGGATGCAGATCACAAAATGCCTCTACACTCAAACGACTCGCTTGAGGAAGTAGAGCCATGCGTAACGCATTCATCCTGCTCATCCTGTTGTTCGGCAGCGCCCACGCTGCCCAACAGGTACGTCTGACCAACGGCGAATGGCCGCCCTACCTCGGTGAAGCCCTGCCCCACCATGGCGTAGCATCACGCATCGTCACCGAGGCGTTCGCGTTACAGGGTGTCGAAGTACGGTGGGAATTCCATCCCTGGGCCCGCTCGCTGAAAATGGCCGAACAGGGTCTGCGCGACGGCAGCGCCGTTTGGCTTGCCAGCCCCGAACGCGAGCAGCACTTTCATATCAGCGAGCCGGTGGTCGAAAGTGGCTACTACCTGTTTCACCGCAAGATCCATGCGTTTGACTGGAGCGATGTCGAGGATCTACGCGGCCTGCGCATTGCCGGCACTCGTGGCTATGACTACGGAGATGCCTTTCAACGCGCCGAAGCCGCCAGAGAACTCAAGGTGACGCGAGTAACCGGTGATGAACAGGGCCTGCGCCAGTTGCTGGCCGGACGCATCGATCTGTTTCCCGTGGACAAGGTGGTGGGCTTCGACCTGCTCTATCAGAAATTCAGCGCTGCCGAACGCCAGCGCCTGAGCTTTCATGGCAAACCCTTGCGCAGCGACAGCCTGCATCTGCTGTTGTCACGAGAGGTACCGGGCAATGCCGAACTGATGCAGCGCTTCAATCGTGGTCTGAAGCAACTGCGCGACAGCGGCAAGGTTTCCCAGTACCTGCTGGAGATTCAACAGCCGCTAAGTCTCAGCCACTGACAGCGGAAACTCGACGCGTACGCGCAGGCCATGCGGCTGTACCTGATGCAGGCTGATTCGGGCCTGATGGGCGCGACAGATTTCGCCGACGATGGCCAGGCCGAGCCCTGCACCGCTGCCCAGATTGCTGCGCCGGTAGAAACGCTCGAAAACCTTTTCATGCTCGGCCTCGGGAATACCCGGGCCGTCGTCTTCGACCTCCAGCACCGATGGCGCCAGTGCGCGAATGATCAGGTTGCCACCGGCTGGTGTGTGTGCCAGTGCGTTATCCAGCAGGTTGTTCAGCAACTCGTTGAGCAGCGTCGGCTCACCGTCGATCCACATCGGTTGATCCGCCTCCAGCGCCAGTGACACACCTCGCGCATGGGCCAGTGGCGCCATGGCCAGCCCCAGCTCACGCGCCAGCTGGGCGAGGTCGATACGCTGCGCACCGCCCTCGGTGATGGCGCGCGCGCCGCTCTCGATACGTGCCAGCGACAGCAACTGGTTGGCCAGCAACGTCAGCCAGTCTCCTTGCAGGGCTACCTGCTCGAGCGTGCTGCGCCATTGCTCGGGCTCCTCGGCGCGCAAGCCCAGGGTAATGCGCGCCTTGAGCGCTGCCAGCGGCGTTCGCAGCTCATGAGCAGCATCGGCGATGAACTGCGATTGTCGCTCGAACACACCACGTAACCGTTCATTGAACTGATTCAAAGCCTCTACCAGTGGTTGTACCTCACGCGGCAGACCGGCATCGGCTAGCGGGTGCAAATCGTTGCTGGCACGCTCAGCCACCTCACGCCGCAGCGCCTCCAGCGGCCGCAGGGCGAGATTCACCGCCAACCAGACCAATAACAGCGCACTGACCGAGAGCAGCCCCATGCGCCATAAGGTGCCAATCAGCAATGCGCGCGCCATGCGCTCACGCGCGCCCTGAGTTTCTGCCACACGAATTTCAGCCATGCCATTGAGCTGCGGCTCGCTGACTGGCTGCAGCAGACTGACAACGCGCACACCCTGATTACGGTAAACGCCATCATAAAAGTGCGCCAAAGCGGGATAATCCTCGGTACGCGGGGTGTTGGGCGGCGCGGCCGGCAGGTCTTCGTAACCCGATACCAGCTCGCCATCGACCCCCAGCACCTGATAATAGATACGCCCGGCGCTGTCATAAGCGAAGGTGTCCAGCGCCAGATAAGGCACATTGGCACGCAATAGCCCGTCGGTACTGTAAAGACCATCAGCCACCGTGCGCGCCGAAGCCAGCAGGGTACGGTCATAGGCCGTATCCGCCGCGTGCCGGGCACTCCA
This region of Pseudomonas wenzhouensis genomic DNA includes:
- a CDS encoding HDOD domain-containing protein — its product is MSKLAEKVQQELIQAIENDELVLPTLPEVALRVREAAEDPDVGIPQISKVIGNDAALTARIIKVVNSPLLRSNKEITDLQMAVSRLGINYTCNLATGLAMEQMFQATSDVVDRKMREVWNKSTEIAGICHVLCRHYTRLMPDQATLAGLVHQIGVLPILTYAEEHNELLADSISLNHVIEQIHPIIGDKILRTWEFPEPIAIVPSQYLNFTRDSAKVDYVDIVQVATLQSYLGSEHPYTQLDWSKVPAFAKLGLDPQVDMQADEDLSAAMEAAMGMLQ
- a CDS encoding substrate-binding periplasmic protein codes for the protein MRNAFILLILLFGSAHAAQQVRLTNGEWPPYLGEALPHHGVASRIVTEAFALQGVEVRWEFHPWARSLKMAEQGLRDGSAVWLASPEREQHFHISEPVVESGYYLFHRKIHAFDWSDVEDLRGLRIAGTRGYDYGDAFQRAEAARELKVTRVTGDEQGLRQLLAGRIDLFPVDKVVGFDLLYQKFSAAERQRLSFHGKPLRSDSLHLLLSREVPGNAELMQRFNRGLKQLRDSGKVSQYLLEIQQPLSLSH
- a CDS encoding sensor histidine kinase, with product MSRGASLRGRLLRRLALLLSVILLASSLSAYWSARHAADTAYDRTLLASARTVADGLYSTDGLLRANVPYLALDTFAYDSAGRIYYQVLGVDGELVSGYEDLPAAPPNTPRTEDYPALAHFYDGVYRNQGVRVVSLLQPVSEPQLNGMAEIRVAETQGARERMARALLIGTLWRMGLLSVSALLLVWLAVNLALRPLEALRREVAERASNDLHPLADAGLPREVQPLVEALNQFNERLRGVFERQSQFIADAAHELRTPLAALKARITLGLRAEEPEQWRSTLEQVALQGDWLTLLANQLLSLARIESGARAITEGGAQRIDLAQLARELGLAMAPLAHARGVSLALEADQPMWIDGEPTLLNELLNNLLDNALAHTPAGGNLIIRALAPSVLEVEDDGPGIPEAEHEKVFERFYRRSNLGSGAGLGLAIVGEICRAHQARISLHQVQPHGLRVRVEFPLSVAET